In Candidatus Poribacteria bacterium, a genomic segment contains:
- a CDS encoding MFS transporter, whose protein sequence is MRYTKPIVWLIFILSGASGLIYQVIWMRQLTLIFGSTVFATSTVLTAFMAGLALGSYYFGRKIDESTQSPLRIYALLEAGIGAFCLVWPLILAALGAIYVLIHRHVTSEFYTLSLIRFVLTFGVILIPSTLMGGTLPVLTRFFVKRLEQLGTNIGILYALNTFGAVIGTVAAGFFLIEAFGVRWTLGIGIAINFAVAAIALALTQKVSGTEADEPPEETQHAESEDVSYLPEKQLVLWAIGISGFCALAYEVLWTRIMVFFLGSTTYAFATMLAAFLFGIALGSMVFSRWVDRIKQPIAVFGIVQLGIGLFALILMPAFEELYGMSQAFQSTFGSSRFWAFFSCFLVMCLPTFLMGASFPLVTKIYTGNARQLGRSIGNIYAVNTVGSILGAFCAGFILIPLLGIRPSIVLTVALNTGIGCFLIFRSRQLTETGKSLLQGVGIGMPVLNTGLAVVLLLTVNQPLFLKSTIFKTQRPGDTLIDYNEEVDATVTTLKDDEGVYRLYVDTNQAADASRWDSPSHRVIAHLPLLLHPRPKQALVVGFGMGLTSHSITQHGVRVDAIELSSGVISAAQKHFTHINGNVFENPQFNYRLNDGRNHILMTKTKYDMISTGIIHPLVSAGSSNIYTADFYRLCRRILSEDGIMCQWVPLHRLPESHYKMIVRTFIEVFPHTTLWYKYTPDFVILIGTPEPLRIDYRNFMARAQIASIHEGLAADDLDGPSLLDSFMMGPETVREYAGVGPIHTDNRPRLEFFRGADLVGTTMQNVKGMSEYRERVLPYLENYGATLAEKRRVREKLDTYFRATQRLIRGQIAYASGQYQSAASLMNDAVEINPVDETIRYNFGVVAGLIREGEQEELRQIEKQVQQTMAQNPDDIQGYLHLATLYEMQGELGKAARELEELLRRDPKRFEVYLLLGPLYERQERYKDALRTYERLERQETTSQLPAPIFAAMAGLHLQLENLKDAERYGKKGIAVDANSWRSHYVLGNVYAAMNQSHKQIASYNNALKALDEILPATTDPSDLLSAREQIRNELEQLRK, encoded by the coding sequence ATGCGATACACCAAGCCCATCGTTTGGCTCATCTTTATTCTTTCCGGTGCCAGTGGACTCATCTATCAAGTCATCTGGATGCGGCAACTCACGCTCATTTTCGGGAGCACTGTCTTCGCAACGAGTACCGTCCTAACAGCGTTCATGGCAGGACTCGCCCTCGGGAGCTACTACTTCGGTAGGAAGATTGACGAAAGCACACAATCTCCCCTGCGAATCTACGCGCTGCTGGAAGCCGGTATCGGTGCGTTTTGCCTGGTGTGGCCCCTCATTCTCGCGGCACTTGGCGCGATCTATGTGCTCATCCATCGTCACGTCACGTCAGAATTCTATACCCTCTCACTGATTCGGTTCGTGCTGACGTTCGGAGTCATTCTGATTCCCTCTACATTGATGGGCGGCACACTCCCCGTGCTAACCCGATTTTTTGTGAAAAGACTGGAACAACTCGGCACGAACATCGGCATCCTGTATGCCTTGAACACTTTCGGTGCCGTTATCGGAACGGTAGCGGCGGGATTTTTCCTGATTGAAGCGTTCGGGGTCCGATGGACGCTCGGTATCGGTATCGCTATTAATTTCGCTGTCGCAGCGATTGCATTAGCGTTGACACAGAAGGTATCGGGAACAGAAGCGGACGAACCCCCTGAAGAAACACAACACGCGGAATCTGAGGATGTGTCCTATCTACCTGAAAAGCAATTGGTGTTATGGGCGATAGGGATCTCCGGGTTCTGTGCCTTGGCGTATGAAGTGTTGTGGACCCGTATCATGGTTTTCTTCCTCGGGAGCACGACGTATGCCTTTGCGACAATGCTGGCGGCGTTCCTGTTCGGCATAGCATTGGGGAGCATGGTGTTTTCGCGCTGGGTTGATCGGATTAAACAACCGATCGCAGTTTTTGGCATCGTTCAACTCGGTATCGGACTCTTCGCGCTTATCTTGATGCCAGCGTTTGAGGAATTGTACGGGATGAGCCAAGCCTTCCAATCCACCTTCGGTTCGAGCAGATTTTGGGCGTTTTTCTCCTGTTTCCTTGTGATGTGTTTGCCGACGTTTTTGATGGGCGCGAGTTTCCCACTCGTGACGAAGATTTACACCGGCAACGCACGCCAATTGGGCAGGAGTATCGGAAACATCTACGCAGTCAACACGGTTGGAAGTATTTTGGGCGCGTTTTGTGCAGGATTCATCTTAATTCCACTTCTCGGCATTCGACCGAGCATCGTGCTGACGGTCGCTTTGAACACGGGCATCGGGTGTTTCCTTATTTTTAGGAGTAGACAACTCACTGAGACAGGAAAGTCGCTCCTACAGGGCGTGGGCATTGGAATGCCGGTTCTCAATACCGGATTGGCTGTGGTGCTTCTGCTTACAGTGAACCAACCGCTCTTTCTCAAGAGTACTATTTTTAAAACGCAACGTCCCGGCGATACGCTCATTGATTACAACGAAGAGGTGGATGCCACGGTAACGACGTTAAAAGACGATGAAGGGGTCTACCGTCTCTATGTGGATACAAATCAGGCAGCAGATGCCTCGCGCTGGGATTCTCCCTCGCATCGCGTCATTGCACACCTACCGCTGTTGTTGCACCCACGTCCGAAACAGGCACTCGTCGTCGGATTCGGTATGGGGCTGACCTCGCATTCAATCACACAGCACGGTGTACGGGTTGACGCAATAGAATTGTCCAGTGGGGTGATTTCCGCGGCGCAAAAGCATTTCACGCACATCAACGGAAATGTGTTTGAAAATCCGCAGTTCAATTATAGACTCAATGACGGACGAAATCACATCCTGATGACGAAAACGAAATACGACATGATCTCAACGGGCATTATCCACCCGCTTGTGAGTGCGGGAAGTTCCAATATCTATACCGCCGACTTTTACCGACTCTGTCGTCGGATTCTCAGTGAAGACGGGATCATGTGTCAGTGGGTCCCGTTGCATCGCTTGCCGGAGTCGCATTATAAAATGATTGTGCGCACCTTCATTGAGGTGTTCCCACATACCACGCTTTGGTATAAATACACACCCGATTTTGTGATTCTCATCGGGACACCTGAACCGCTCCGAATTGACTATAGAAACTTCATGGCACGTGCCCAGATCGCGAGTATCCATGAAGGACTTGCTGCCGATGACCTCGACGGTCCCTCGCTGCTGGATTCATTCATGATGGGACCTGAAACTGTGCGTGAATACGCTGGCGTTGGACCGATTCACACAGACAACCGACCGCGATTAGAATTCTTTCGCGGGGCAGACTTGGTGGGGACGACAATGCAAAACGTTAAAGGGATGTCAGAATATCGGGAGCGGGTGTTACCTTACCTCGAAAACTACGGCGCAACACTGGCAGAGAAGCGGAGGGTTCGAGAGAAACTCGACACCTACTTCAGAGCCACGCAGCGGTTAATCCGTGGACAGATTGCTTACGCCAGTGGACAGTATCAGAGCGCAGCATCTCTCATGAATGATGCTGTAGAAATCAACCCTGTTGACGAAACAATCCGCTATAACTTCGGTGTGGTTGCGGGCTTAATCCGTGAGGGGGAACAGGAAGAACTCCGACAGATTGAAAAGCAGGTCCAGCAAACGATGGCGCAGAATCCTGATGACATTCAGGGATACCTCCATCTGGCGACGTTGTATGAGATGCAAGGTGAACTTGGAAAGGCAGCAAGGGAGTTGGAAGAACTACTCAGACGCGACCCTAAAAGATTTGAGGTCTACCTGCTCTTAGGTCCCCTCTATGAACGGCAGGAACGATACAAGGATGCGCTTCGGACCTACGAACGACTTGAACGGCAGGAAACAACTTCGCAGCTCCCTGCCCCTATTTTTGCAGCAATGGCGGGACTCCATCTGCAATTGGAAAATCTAAAGGACGCTGAAAGATATGGAAAGAAAGGCATTGCGGTAGATGCTAATTCGTGGCGTTCCCATTACGTCCTTGGAAACGTCTACGCAGCTATGAATCAGTCCCACAAACAGATAGCGTCCTACAACAATGCCTTGAAAGCACTCGATGAAATCCTCCCTGCCACCACAGATCCGAGTGATCTCTTGAGTGCCAGAGAACAGATCCGGAACGAACTTGAACAACTTAGAAAATAA
- a CDS encoding RNA methyltransferase, with protein MSTNTPKKAIQPTGNFRAIPVTVPENLTNVRVILFEPREPGNIGSVARVVKGMGLSQLYLVNPVPFRDVDAAWYMAHGAKDILENCHVVPELKDALEGIQYLVGTTHRRRDVRLPQPVPAREAAETIATISQDKSVALLFGREDFGLSTDQISLCQLTASVPMATKNPSLNLAQAVQIFAYEVFIASLNEYPPAEIDYAEVNVLEEFYERVTRLLDKVGVTPYNHEWETYLKSLRRVFSRAPLEARDIATLDLIFSTTYRYIERLEKELEPTE; from the coding sequence ATGTCAACAAACACTCCCAAAAAAGCGATTCAACCGACTGGAAACTTCCGTGCGATTCCTGTTACAGTGCCGGAGAATCTCACGAACGTCCGAGTTATCCTCTTTGAACCGCGTGAACCCGGAAACATCGGCTCTGTCGCCAGAGTTGTAAAAGGGATGGGGCTTTCCCAACTCTATCTCGTGAACCCAGTCCCATTCCGCGACGTAGATGCAGCGTGGTATATGGCGCATGGTGCCAAGGATATCCTTGAAAATTGCCACGTCGTTCCCGAACTCAAAGATGCACTCGAAGGTATCCAGTATTTGGTAGGAACGACGCACCGTCGCCGCGATGTCCGCCTACCGCAGCCCGTCCCCGCAAGGGAAGCCGCAGAGACGATTGCTACAATTTCGCAGGACAAATCGGTCGCGTTGCTGTTTGGACGCGAAGATTTCGGCTTGTCCACCGATCAGATCAGTCTTTGCCAGTTGACTGCGAGTGTACCAATGGCGACAAAGAACCCGTCCTTAAATTTGGCACAGGCAGTCCAAATCTTTGCTTATGAGGTCTTCATTGCGAGTCTGAACGAGTACCCTCCCGCTGAGATCGATTATGCCGAAGTGAACGTCTTGGAAGAGTTCTATGAACGTGTGACCCGTCTGCTGGATAAGGTAGGTGTGACCCCGTATAATCACGAGTGGGAGACGTATCTGAAGTCGTTGCGCCGGGTCTTCTCCCGCGCCCCGTTGGAAGCGCGGGACATCGCTACATTGGATCTGATTTTTTCTACGACGTATCGGTACATTGAGCGATTGGAGAAGGAATTAGAGCCGACAGAATAA
- the gap gene encoding type I glyceraldehyde-3-phosphate dehydrogenase, with protein sequence MSTKVGINGFGRIGRNAFRAALQNPALDIDFVAINDLTNPETLAHLLEYDSIHGILSDDITVTDDGLVVNGKEIRVLAERDPGNLPWGELGVDVVIESTGFFTEREDAEKHITSGGAKKVVISAPAKGEDITIVLGVNDDKYDKSEHHVISNASCTTNCLAPVAKVLHEDFGIESGLMTTVHAYTGDQRVHDFPHSDMRRARAATLSMIPTTTGAAVAVGKVLPELNGKLDGFAIRVPTPNVSVVDLTVDLKKRPSAEAVNASLKEAAGGSLDGILGYSELDLVSADFNGNKLSSVLDAPFTKVIEDGLIKVLSWYDNEWGYSNRLVELTARVL encoded by the coding sequence ATGTCAACTAAAGTAGGTATTAATGGTTTTGGCCGGATTGGTAGGAACGCCTTCCGAGCGGCATTGCAGAATCCCGCGTTGGATATAGACTTCGTGGCTATCAACGATTTGACAAACCCGGAGACCCTCGCGCATCTTCTCGAATATGACTCCATTCACGGCATCTTGTCCGATGACATTACAGTTACAGACGACGGATTGGTGGTAAACGGAAAAGAGATACGTGTTCTCGCCGAACGGGACCCCGGTAACCTACCGTGGGGTGAACTCGGTGTGGATGTTGTTATCGAATCCACCGGTTTCTTCACGGAGCGGGAAGATGCCGAGAAACACATTACTTCCGGTGGTGCGAAAAAAGTGGTCATCTCTGCCCCCGCGAAGGGTGAGGACATTACGATTGTGCTGGGTGTCAACGACGATAAATATGACAAATCGGAACACCACGTCATCTCTAACGCTTCGTGTACGACGAACTGCCTCGCACCTGTTGCCAAGGTCCTGCACGAAGATTTTGGAATTGAGAGCGGCTTAATGACGACCGTTCACGCCTACACCGGTGACCAGCGAGTTCACGATTTCCCGCATTCTGATATGCGCCGCGCACGTGCAGCAACGCTCTCGATGATCCCGACGACGACCGGTGCCGCTGTCGCGGTTGGAAAAGTCTTACCAGAATTGAACGGTAAACTCGATGGATTTGCAATCCGTGTCCCGACCCCGAACGTCTCCGTTGTTGATCTCACTGTCGATCTCAAGAAGAGACCGAGTGCCGAAGCGGTCAACGCATCACTGAAAGAAGCAGCAGGGGGTAGCTTGGATGGAATCCTCGGCTATTCCGAACTCGACCTCGTTTCAGCGGATTTCAATGGGAACAAACTCTCCTCGGTTCTCGATGCTCCGTTCACTAAAGTAATTGAAGATGGATTGATTAAAGTCCTGTCGTGGTATGATAATGAGTGGGGCTACTCCAACCGTCTCGTTGAACTTACGGCACGCGTGCTTTAG
- a CDS encoding triose-phosphate isomerase: MRTPIIAGNWKLNKTISEAVALVTGLKASVADETDVETIVAPPFTALSAVSDAIKGSNIRLAAQDVYWEDSGAFTGEVSAPLLKDAGCDYVIIGHSERRQYFGETNDSVNQKVKAALAHDLKPIICVGEQLEEREAGHTETVIESHVTGGISGLSAADLLSCVIAYEPVWAIGTGKTATPAQAQEVHHFIRGLLTKAYSAEVASQICIQYGGSVKPENAAELMAQPDVDGALVGGASLEAESFAEIVKFV; the protein is encoded by the coding sequence ATGCGAACACCTATTATTGCGGGAAATTGGAAACTGAACAAAACCATTTCAGAGGCGGTCGCGCTCGTAACGGGGTTAAAGGCATCTGTTGCGGACGAGACCGACGTTGAAACCATTGTTGCACCGCCGTTTACTGCCCTCTCCGCTGTCAGCGATGCCATAAAGGGCAGTAACATTCGCCTCGCTGCCCAAGATGTCTATTGGGAGGACAGTGGTGCCTTTACCGGCGAAGTCTCTGCGCCACTGTTGAAAGATGCTGGATGTGATTACGTGATTATCGGGCATTCGGAGCGGCGCCAATATTTCGGCGAAACGAACGACAGCGTCAACCAAAAAGTAAAAGCGGCGTTAGCACACGACTTAAAGCCGATCATTTGTGTCGGTGAGCAACTCGAAGAACGGGAAGCTGGACACACAGAAACGGTGATTGAGAGCCATGTGACGGGCGGTATTTCGGGCTTATCCGCGGCTGATCTTCTGTCCTGCGTCATCGCCTATGAACCGGTTTGGGCAATCGGCACTGGAAAAACTGCTACGCCTGCTCAAGCACAGGAGGTCCATCACTTCATTCGAGGTTTGCTAACGAAGGCGTATTCGGCAGAAGTCGCGTCGCAGATATGCATTCAATATGGTGGTAGTGTTAAGCCGGAGAATGCTGCAGAACTCATGGCACAACCTGACGTGGATGGTGCCCTCGTTGGCGGGGCAAGTCTTGAGGCGGAATCGTTCGCGGAAATCGTGAAGTTTGTATAG
- the secG gene encoding preprotein translocase subunit SecG, translating to MEIIIGFVVFLFVPVCVVLTLIILLQDSKGEGLSSSAFGGAEMQSVLGGRGAATFLSKLTTWLAIGFMVISLFLMRFYGENSGGELTPLEQETTQEATTEPIDTTDEGSVETPTDGNSGNAADDASKTELDSGTTDSTE from the coding sequence ATGGAAATTATTATTGGTTTCGTAGTGTTTCTCTTCGTGCCGGTTTGTGTCGTTCTGACGCTAATCATTTTGTTACAGGACAGCAAGGGAGAAGGACTGTCATCAAGCGCATTTGGTGGCGCGGAAATGCAGTCTGTTCTCGGAGGCCGCGGTGCCGCGACCTTCCTGAGTAAACTGACGACATGGCTCGCTATCGGGTTCATGGTTATCTCACTGTTCCTGATGCGTTTCTACGGAGAAAATAGCGGTGGTGAACTCACACCGCTCGAGCAAGAAACAACACAGGAAGCCACAACCGAACCCATTGACACCACAGACGAAGGAAGCGTTGAAACACCTACAGATGGAAACAGCGGAAATGCTGCCGACGACGCATCGAAGACAGAACTCGACAGTGGGACCACCGACAGCACAGAATAA
- a CDS encoding glucuronate isomerase, translating into MNVSESNHTQKIASTEELKTAVLDAVNTQSVTDIHTHLFSPPFGELLLWGIDELLTYHYLIAEVFRESDVSYPQFWALSKTEQAELIWQTLFIENSPLSEACRGVVTTLNALGLDVGSRNLQDYRAYFADTTVEAFIDTVFEHAKVSKVVMTNDPFDSAEAPVWQSGDTGDTRFEAALRMDVLINTYEEVGYEHLRGLGYDVDPSLSTEKTYKEIRRFLETWIQRMNPKYMAVSLPPDFQYPDDGVLGRLFDNCILPISREFNVPFALMIGVKRAVNPQLQMAGDGSGKADLTSLETLLRENPDNKFLVTLLSRENQHELCVIGRKFKNLMIFGCWWFMNNPSVIEEITRERIELLGLSVIPQHSDARILDQLLYKWKHSRRIIADVLVEKYQTVLDVGWTLTSAEIERDVNNLFGGNFDRFLNEN; encoded by the coding sequence ATGAACGTTTCTGAATCGAACCACACGCAGAAAATTGCGAGTACAGAAGAATTGAAAACCGCCGTTTTAGATGCCGTGAATACCCAAAGTGTTACAGATATTCACACACATCTCTTTAGTCCCCCGTTCGGTGAGTTGCTACTGTGGGGTATTGATGAACTCCTGACCTATCACTATCTCATCGCTGAAGTATTCCGCGAATCTGATGTCTCATACCCGCAATTTTGGGCACTGTCGAAAACCGAACAAGCGGAACTGATTTGGCAGACGCTGTTCATTGAGAATTCCCCCCTGAGCGAGGCGTGCCGCGGGGTTGTGACGACTTTAAACGCGTTAGGCTTGGATGTGGGTTCGCGAAACCTACAGGACTATCGCGCCTATTTTGCGGATACTACCGTCGAAGCCTTTATAGACACCGTCTTTGAACACGCGAAAGTCTCTAAAGTGGTGATGACAAACGACCCGTTCGATTCGGCAGAGGCACCCGTATGGCAATCCGGGGATACTGGCGACACACGCTTTGAGGCGGCTCTCCGAATGGATGTCCTTATCAATACCTATGAAGAAGTCGGTTATGAACATCTCCGGGGGCTCGGCTATGATGTCGATCCGAGTCTATCAACGGAAAAAACCTATAAAGAAATCCGCCGATTTTTAGAGACGTGGATTCAACGAATGAATCCAAAATACATGGCGGTCTCTCTCCCACCTGATTTCCAATACCCTGATGACGGTGTTCTCGGACGGTTGTTTGATAACTGTATACTACCGATCTCCCGTGAATTTAACGTTCCCTTCGCACTCATGATCGGGGTGAAGCGTGCAGTGAATCCACAACTTCAGATGGCAGGTGATGGCAGTGGCAAGGCGGACTTGACCAGTCTGGAAACGCTGCTCCGTGAAAATCCTGATAATAAGTTTCTTGTTACACTCCTGTCGCGTGAAAATCAGCACGAGTTGTGTGTGATCGGACGAAAATTCAAAAATCTGATGATATTTGGATGTTGGTGGTTTATGAACAACCCGAGCGTCATTGAGGAGATCACACGAGAGCGGATTGAATTGCTGGGTTTGAGTGTCATCCCGCAACACTCGGATGCGAGAATTTTGGATCAACTTCTTTACAAGTGGAAACATTCACGGCGAATTATCGCAGATGTCTTAGTAGAGAAATACCAGACAGTCCTTGATGTCGGATGGACATTGACTTCAGCAGAGATTGAACGGGATGTCAATAACCTATTCGGTGGGAATTTCGATCGGTTTCTGAACGAAAACTGA
- a CDS encoding nucleotide pyrophosphohydrolase, protein MTIEAFQKQIEDIYYTRDAERGVPLTFTWFVEEVGELAKEIRKQPQDMTRLREEFADVFAWLATLASLLGISLEDAAKIYAEGCPKCSETPCHC, encoded by the coding sequence ATGACAATTGAAGCGTTTCAGAAACAGATTGAAGATATCTACTACACCCGCGATGCTGAGCGTGGCGTGCCGCTAACCTTCACATGGTTCGTTGAAGAGGTAGGTGAGTTGGCGAAAGAGATCCGCAAGCAGCCACAGGACATGACGCGGCTCCGGGAGGAGTTCGCCGATGTCTTTGCATGGCTCGCTACGTTAGCGAGTCTACTCGGTATTTCTCTTGAGGACGCCGCGAAAATCTACGCAGAGGGGTGCCCGAAGTGCAGCGAAACCCCTTGCCACTGTTGA